The proteins below are encoded in one region of Bacteroidales bacterium:
- a CDS encoding aminoacyl-histidine dipeptidase: MNNNISKLQPNALWGHFSEILNIPRPSKKEEKIAAYLVDFANKHKLDCRQDEIGNVLITKPPTKGMESKKSVCLQSHLDMVCEKNTDKKFDFDKDPIQAYIDGDWVKALGTTLGADDGIGIATQMAILESKEIAHGPIECLFTVDEETGLSGAFALTSGFLTSDILLNLDSEDDGQIFIGCAGGRDTVARFGFKKELVPDWNLPFKIVISGLKGGHSGDDINKGLGNANKILVRILHQATQTYGIRLHHFNGGNLRNAIAREAEATVLINQALRDKFLKLVEHFNQVVRKEFKTTEPDMQVKAFQVDPPYFVIDEKSQHNLINALYSCPHGVIQMSREIQNFVETSTNLASVKTLDDSFQVTTSQRSSVASALDDVVNMVAATFKLINADIEHSDGYPGWTPNPDSEVLVIAKDAYQKLFNAEPKILAVHAGLECGLIGEKYPGMDMISYGPDIKGAHSPDERIHIKSVDKFWKWTLEILKNIPDKT, encoded by the coding sequence ATGAATAATAACATCAGTAAATTACAGCCAAATGCACTTTGGGGTCATTTTAGCGAAATCCTCAATATTCCCCGGCCCTCCAAGAAAGAAGAGAAGATTGCAGCCTACCTGGTTGATTTTGCAAACAAACATAAATTGGACTGCAGGCAGGATGAGATCGGAAATGTATTAATCACCAAACCACCAACAAAAGGAATGGAAAGCAAAAAGTCAGTTTGCCTTCAAAGTCATCTCGATATGGTTTGTGAGAAAAATACAGATAAGAAATTTGATTTTGATAAGGATCCAATTCAGGCATACATTGATGGTGATTGGGTTAAAGCCCTTGGAACTACACTTGGTGCAGATGATGGGATTGGTATTGCAACACAAATGGCAATCCTCGAATCTAAAGAAATTGCTCATGGGCCAATCGAATGTCTGTTTACCGTTGATGAGGAAACAGGACTTTCCGGTGCTTTTGCACTTACATCAGGGTTTCTGACTTCAGACATCCTACTTAACCTGGACTCAGAAGATGACGGCCAGATTTTCATCGGTTGTGCAGGAGGCCGGGATACTGTTGCCCGGTTTGGATTTAAAAAGGAACTTGTTCCTGATTGGAATTTGCCATTCAAGATAGTGATCTCAGGGCTTAAAGGCGGACACTCTGGAGATGATATCAATAAAGGACTGGGTAATGCCAATAAAATACTTGTGAGGATTTTGCATCAGGCTACGCAGACCTACGGAATCAGATTGCATCACTTCAATGGTGGAAATCTTCGAAATGCAATAGCCAGAGAAGCTGAAGCAACTGTTCTCATTAATCAGGCATTAAGGGATAAATTCTTAAAGCTCGTCGAACATTTCAACCAGGTTGTTCGAAAAGAGTTTAAAACAACTGAACCTGATATGCAAGTTAAAGCATTTCAGGTTGATCCCCCTTATTTCGTAATTGATGAAAAATCACAACATAACCTGATAAACGCACTTTATAGCTGTCCTCATGGTGTCATTCAAATGTCAAGGGAAATACAAAATTTTGTTGAAACATCCACAAACCTCGCATCCGTAAAAACCCTTGATGACAGCTTCCAGGTTACAACAAGTCAACGAAGTTCTGTAGCAAGTGCACTGGATGATGTTGTTAATATGGTGGCTGCTACTTTTAAATTAATCAATGCCGACATCGAACATTCCGACGGCTACCCCGGCTGGACACCCAATCCGGATTCTGAAGTCTTGGTCATTGCAAAAGATGCTTACCAGAAACTCTTCAATGCGGAGCCAAAGATACTTGCAGTTCATGCCGGCCTTGAATGTGGTTTAATTGGTGAAAAATACCCGGGTATGGATATGATATCCTATGGGCCTGACATTAAAGGTGCTCATTCACCTGATGAAAGAATTCACATCAAATCAGTCGATAAGTTCTGGAAGTGGACATTGGAAATCCTCAAAAATATCCCTGATAAAACTTAA